Proteins co-encoded in one Haladaptatus sp. ZSTT2 genomic window:
- a CDS encoding universal stress protein produces MYERILVPTDGSDGIDSVVEQVVELAQVHDATIHAVYVINTASFANLPMETSWDGVNEMLSNEGDTALNRLEELIDGRVPVKRVLLEGSPSKEIVRYAKTEDCDLIFMGTHGRGGIDRLLLGSVAEKVVRTSDIPVLTVRVSSQRD; encoded by the coding sequence ATGTACGAGCGCATTCTCGTTCCAACGGACGGCTCTGACGGCATCGACAGCGTCGTCGAACAGGTCGTCGAACTCGCACAGGTTCACGATGCGACGATTCACGCCGTCTACGTCATCAACACGGCGAGCTTCGCCAATCTCCCGATGGAAACCTCCTGGGATGGTGTGAACGAAATGCTCTCGAACGAAGGCGACACCGCACTCAACAGACTCGAAGAGCTCATCGACGGCCGGGTTCCGGTAAAACGTGTCCTCCTCGAAGGCTCACCGAGTAAAGAAATCGTCCGCTACGCGAAAACCGAAGACTGTGACCTGATTTTCATGGGTACCCACGGCCGGGGTGGCATCGACCGCTTGCTCCTCGGGAGCGTCGCAGAGAAAGTCGTAAGAACCTCAGATATTCCCGTGCTGACCGTTCGCGTTTCCTCTCAACGCGACTGA
- a CDS encoding amidohydrolase family protein, whose amino-acid sequence MELTGTILRGRSFDPIEGRLVVEDGEITAIEEAPTDSTDIILPAFVNAHTHIGDSIAKEAGGGLSLDELVAPPDGLKHRLLRAADRSEMVSAMRRSISFMQQTGTAAFIEFREGGTEGVEVLREAADGQPVEPVILGREEIAAMEASDGYGASGARDAEFGPERTATREARKLFGIHAGERDELDINPALDLDPDFLVHMVHPQQIHFERVEDNNIPIVVCPRSNLVTNVGIPPIAEWCNRTTVALGTDNVMLNSPSMFREMEFTAKLADVSATDVLQMATVNGAEIAGLDYGVLEAGRPAKLQVLDGDSDNLTGANEVVRAVVRRAGASDVKAVYL is encoded by the coding sequence ATGGAACTCACAGGGACAATTTTACGCGGGCGGTCGTTCGACCCCATCGAAGGACGCCTCGTCGTCGAAGACGGCGAAATCACTGCCATCGAGGAAGCGCCCACGGACTCGACGGACATCATCCTCCCGGCGTTCGTAAACGCCCACACGCACATCGGCGACTCGATTGCCAAAGAAGCAGGCGGCGGCCTCTCGCTCGACGAGCTCGTCGCGCCACCAGACGGCTTGAAACACCGATTGCTCCGAGCGGCAGACCGGTCAGAAATGGTCTCCGCGATGCGCCGGTCGATTTCGTTCATGCAACAGACCGGCACCGCGGCGTTCATCGAGTTCCGCGAAGGCGGCACCGAAGGCGTCGAAGTGCTCAGAGAAGCCGCAGACGGCCAGCCAGTCGAACCCGTCATCCTCGGCCGCGAAGAGATTGCGGCGATGGAAGCGAGCGATGGCTATGGCGCAAGCGGCGCGAGAGACGCCGAATTTGGGCCTGAGCGCACTGCGACTCGTGAGGCTAGAAAACTGTTCGGCATCCACGCGGGCGAGCGTGACGAACTCGACATCAACCCGGCGCTCGACTTAGACCCGGACTTTCTGGTGCACATGGTACACCCCCAACAGATTCACTTCGAACGGGTCGAAGACAACAACATCCCAATTGTCGTCTGCCCGCGGTCGAATCTCGTCACGAACGTTGGCATCCCTCCAATCGCGGAGTGGTGCAACCGGACGACGGTCGCCCTTGGTACGGACAACGTGATGCTCAACAGCCCCTCGATGTTTCGCGAGATGGAGTTCACCGCGAAACTCGCGGACGTGTCGGCCACGGACGTTCTCCAAATGGCGACCGTCAACGGCGCTGAAATCGCCGGGCTCGACTACGGCGTCCTCGAAGCAGGCAGACCAGCAAAGCTGCAGGTGTTAGACGGTGATTCGGACAACCTCACCGGTGCCAACGAAGTCGTTAGAGCCGTCGTCCGACGGGCTGGCGCGAGCGACGTGAAAGCCGTCTATCTCTAA
- a CDS encoding HD domain-containing protein, protein MKHIKDSVHDHIEVGGVAQDLLDTPEVQRLRHVKQLGTAGLVYPSANHSRFEHSLGVYHLATQALRHLRVEGRQAERVRAAALLHDVGHTPFSHNIETIIEHHTGKYHDDVHELLDKGTVGDILRAHDLDPEKVADLVAGDGELGQLVSGELDVDRMDYLLRDAHHTGVPYGTIDHGRLVRELRFVDGELVLAEGNVQTAESLLLARALMNPTVYNHHVARIGKTMLRRATEHLLENDVVTPERLRRMDDHDLIVALRTFDGTQGFADRLSYRDLYKRGIWAEMRDVGDDVIDASREQIHEWETEIAVQAEVDVDEVLLDIPSRPTMKESSTRVIVNGEIRPLDQQSTLVGALETAQRDQWRFGVYAPASVAERVGNAAVRELGLDIDGALVQDVRHGIHARLDEFE, encoded by the coding sequence ATGAAGCATATAAAGGACAGCGTCCACGACCACATCGAGGTTGGCGGCGTTGCCCAGGACTTACTCGACACCCCGGAAGTCCAGCGCCTTCGCCATGTAAAGCAGTTGGGCACTGCGGGGCTGGTGTACCCCTCTGCGAACCACTCACGATTCGAACACAGCCTCGGCGTCTATCACCTCGCCACCCAAGCCCTGCGCCACCTCCGCGTCGAAGGCAGACAGGCAGAACGCGTCCGGGCGGCAGCCCTGCTCCACGACGTTGGGCATACGCCGTTTTCGCACAACATCGAGACCATCATCGAACACCACACGGGCAAGTACCACGACGACGTCCACGAACTGCTCGACAAGGGGACGGTGGGCGATATCCTCCGCGCCCACGACCTCGACCCGGAGAAGGTCGCAGACCTCGTCGCGGGCGATGGCGAACTCGGCCAACTCGTCTCGGGCGAACTCGACGTAGACCGGATGGATTACCTCCTGCGCGACGCCCACCACACGGGCGTCCCCTACGGGACAATCGACCACGGTCGCCTCGTCCGGGAACTCCGTTTCGTTGACGGCGAACTCGTCCTCGCAGAAGGCAACGTCCAGACTGCAGAGAGCCTGCTGCTCGCGCGGGCGTTGATGAACCCAACCGTCTACAACCACCACGTCGCCCGCATCGGGAAGACGATGCTCCGACGCGCGACCGAACACCTGCTCGAAAACGACGTCGTCACCCCGGAACGGCTTCGCCGGATGGACGACCACGACCTCATCGTCGCGCTCCGCACCTTCGACGGCACACAGGGCTTCGCAGACCGCCTCAGCTACCGCGACCTCTACAAACGCGGCATCTGGGCGGAGATGCGCGACGTTGGCGACGACGTCATCGACGCAAGCCGCGAGCAAATCCACGAGTGGGAGACAGAAATTGCGGTACAGGCCGAAGTGGACGTAGACGAAGTGCTCCTCGACATCCCCTCCCGGCCGACAATGAAAGAGTCCTCGACGCGCGTCATCGTGAACGGTGAAATCCGCCCGCTCGACCAGCAATCGACGCTTGTCGGCGCGCTCGAAACCGCCCAGCGCGACCAGTGGCGATTCGGGGTCTACGCCCCAGCGTCGGTCGCAGAGCGCGTCGGCAACGCCGCCGTCCGAGAACTCGGTCTTGACATCGACGGCGCGCTCGTCCAAGATGTACGCCACGGCATCCACGCGCGACTTGACGAGTTTGAATAA